One part of the Parabacteroides distasonis ATCC 8503 genome encodes these proteins:
- the hypD gene encoding trans-4-hydroxy-L-proline dehydratase produces the protein MNTTHHTHSCVHDTVSSVGANNFGMNDRIKRLRRQTFEAQPSLSIERALIETRFYRENYGKYPIPILRALNFLEICKQKTIYIGEDELIVGERGPRPKAVPTFPELTCHSVEDLHILNTRELQRYTISQEDIDTYEREVIPYWKGRTQRERIFSHVPKEWKEAYEVGMFTEFMEQRAPGHTALDGKVYQYGLLDLKKRIEGELSALDFMNDPEATDKQEELTAMSISCDAAILLAERHADLADEMSLTEKDPRRAAELRKIAEVCRWVPAHAPRTYWEAIQMYWFVHLGTITELNGWDAMNPGHFDQHLAPFYEKEIAAGTLTRDEAKELMSCFFIKVNNHTAPPKVGITAKESGTYNDFTNLNIGGIRADGSDGVSEVSYIMLETIEELHILQPGSAIHVSARTPERFLRAGCKVIRQGHGYPSVFNPDVYVQELMRQGKSLRDAREGGCSGCIEVGAFGKEAYVLTGYLNVPKILEVTLHNGVDPVSGRKVGLETGDPRGFRTYEELYAAFMRQIHYFVDMKVRVSNYIDRMFAKYAPATFLSLFIDDCIAKGKDYYNCGPRYNTTYIQCTGLGTITDSLSALRKHVFEDKTFTMEALLDAMADNFEGHEPMRQMILNRTPFFGNDDPYADQIAVRVFDDLYDAIEGKPNTKGECFHLNMLSTTCHVYFGKVMGATPNGRLAGRAISDGTSPSHGADTHGPSAVVKSLGKLDQVKSGGTLLNQRFLPSLLRREEDISKLASLIRSYFALGGHHIQFNIVDTETLYAAQKCPEDYRDLLVRVAGYSDYFNDMNADLQADVIARTEQETF, from the coding sequence ATGAATACGACCCATCACACACATTCATGCGTACATGATACCGTCTCTTCCGTAGGAGCGAACAATTTCGGGATGAACGACCGTATCAAACGTTTGCGCCGGCAGACCTTTGAGGCCCAACCTTCCCTATCGATCGAGCGGGCCTTGATCGAGACCCGTTTTTATCGGGAGAATTACGGAAAGTATCCGATCCCTATCCTGCGTGCCTTGAACTTCCTTGAGATCTGCAAGCAGAAGACGATCTATATCGGCGAGGACGAGTTGATCGTTGGCGAGCGGGGGCCCCGCCCCAAGGCCGTGCCTACCTTCCCGGAACTTACCTGCCATAGCGTGGAGGACCTGCATATATTGAATACCCGGGAGCTGCAACGTTACACAATCTCCCAAGAAGATATCGATACTTACGAGCGGGAGGTGATCCCGTACTGGAAAGGCCGTACCCAGCGGGAGCGCATCTTCAGCCACGTCCCCAAGGAATGGAAAGAGGCGTACGAGGTGGGTATGTTCACCGAGTTCATGGAGCAACGTGCCCCCGGGCATACCGCTTTGGACGGCAAGGTCTACCAATATGGCTTGCTGGACTTGAAGAAACGTATCGAGGGGGAACTAAGCGCTTTGGATTTCATGAACGACCCCGAGGCCACGGACAAGCAGGAGGAGCTGACGGCCATGTCTATCTCCTGCGACGCCGCTATCCTGCTTGCCGAGCGACACGCGGACTTGGCCGACGAGATGTCTCTCACCGAAAAAGATCCTCGTCGTGCCGCTGAGCTGAGGAAGATCGCCGAGGTATGCCGCTGGGTTCCCGCCCACGCTCCCCGTACCTATTGGGAAGCGATCCAGATGTACTGGTTTGTCCATCTAGGTACGATCACGGAGCTGAATGGTTGGGATGCCATGAACCCTGGCCATTTCGACCAGCATCTGGCGCCTTTTTACGAGAAAGAGATCGCCGCCGGAACCTTGACCCGTGACGAGGCGAAAGAGTTGATGTCTTGCTTCTTCATCAAGGTAAACAATCATACCGCCCCGCCGAAAGTGGGTATCACGGCGAAGGAGAGCGGGACCTATAACGATTTCACGAACCTGAACATCGGCGGCATCCGGGCGGACGGCAGCGACGGCGTAAGCGAGGTCTCCTATATCATGTTGGAGACGATCGAGGAGCTGCATATCCTCCAGCCCGGCAGCGCCATCCACGTCAGTGCCCGTACGCCGGAGCGTTTCCTTCGTGCTGGGTGCAAGGTGATCCGCCAAGGCCATGGCTATCCGTCGGTATTCAACCCGGATGTGTACGTGCAGGAGTTGATGCGGCAAGGCAAGTCGCTGCGTGATGCCCGCGAGGGAGGTTGCAGCGGTTGCATCGAGGTGGGCGCTTTCGGGAAGGAGGCGTACGTGCTGACCGGTTACCTGAACGTGCCGAAGATATTGGAGGTGACGCTGCATAACGGCGTAGATCCGGTAAGCGGCCGCAAGGTCGGTCTGGAGACCGGCGATCCCCGTGGTTTCCGGACGTATGAGGAGCTTTACGCGGCGTTCATGCGCCAGATCCATTATTTCGTGGACATGAAGGTGCGGGTCAGCAACTATATCGACCGCATGTTCGCCAAGTACGCCCCCGCCACGTTCCTCTCCCTGTTTATCGATGATTGTATCGCGAAGGGTAAGGATTACTACAATTGCGGGCCTCGTTACAATACCACTTATATCCAGTGTACCGGATTAGGCACGATAACCGATAGCCTTTCCGCTTTGCGGAAACACGTCTTCGAGGATAAGACCTTCACGATGGAAGCCTTGTTGGATGCGATGGCGGATAATTTCGAGGGACATGAGCCGATGCGCCAAATGATCCTGAACCGTACGCCTTTCTTTGGCAACGATGATCCGTACGCCGACCAGATCGCCGTCCGTGTCTTCGACGATTTATATGATGCGATCGAGGGCAAGCCGAATACGAAAGGGGAGTGTTTCCATTTGAATATGTTATCCACCACTTGCCATGTCTACTTCGGCAAGGTGATGGGAGCCACCCCGAACGGCCGCTTGGCCGGGCGTGCCATCTCCGACGGTACCTCGCCCTCGCACGGAGCCGATACCCACGGGCCGTCCGCCGTTGTCAAGTCCCTCGGTAAGCTGGATCAGGTGAAGAGCGGCGGCACGCTGCTGAACCAACGCTTCCTGCCCAGCCTGCTCCGGCGGGAGGAGGATATCTCGAAACTGGCCTCCTTGATTCGTAGCTACTTCGCCTTGGGTGGCCATCATATCCAATTCAACATCGTGGATACGGAAACGCTTTACGCCGCCCAGAAGTGCCCGGAGGACTACCGGGATCTGCTGGTCCGTGTAGCGGGCTATAGCGACTATTTCAACGATATGAACGCCGATTTGCAAGCGGACGTGATCGCACGTACGGAGCAAGAGACTTTCTGA
- a CDS encoding helix-turn-helix domain-containing protein: MNVTDLPQACISLIENVPGIDFIDEDFAIFDNIDDIPSLDHPMRIDAVVFALCTKGFMRIRINMEEYVVGENHLVLSLPDQIIQHVERSEDVAGIFIVISKNFMEEIIPHIQNTLPAFFYIKEHPVTELNAEEIGCIKEYHSFLWKKVKAKRHPYRKEIAQSLLLAVFHEVYGMFKNHMPIEVKKSRQEELFAAFIQTLALHHKQERSVAFYAGKLCVTPKYLSLLVKNVSNRTAGEWIDNYVVLEAKALLSSSTLSIQEISDRLNFTNQSFFGKYFKQHVGISPTEYRKKW; this comes from the coding sequence ATGAACGTAACAGATCTACCTCAAGCTTGTATCTCTCTTATCGAGAACGTACCCGGCATAGACTTCATCGACGAGGATTTCGCCATATTCGATAACATCGACGATATTCCCTCGCTCGACCATCCGATGCGAATAGACGCCGTCGTATTCGCGCTTTGCACGAAAGGCTTCATGCGTATACGGATCAATATGGAGGAATATGTCGTAGGGGAAAACCATCTCGTATTGTCCCTGCCCGATCAGATCATCCAACACGTGGAACGTAGCGAGGACGTGGCCGGGATCTTCATCGTCATCTCCAAGAATTTCATGGAGGAGATCATTCCTCATATACAGAATACCTTGCCGGCGTTCTTCTACATCAAGGAGCATCCGGTCACTGAGTTGAATGCCGAGGAGATAGGTTGTATCAAGGAATATCATTCTTTCCTCTGGAAGAAAGTGAAAGCGAAAAGGCATCCTTACCGGAAAGAGATTGCCCAGAGCTTATTGTTGGCGGTATTCCACGAGGTTTACGGCATGTTTAAGAATCATATGCCGATCGAGGTGAAGAAGAGCCGGCAAGAGGAGTTGTTCGCAGCGTTCATACAAACGCTCGCCTTACATCATAAGCAGGAACGGTCGGTAGCTTTCTACGCCGGGAAATTATGTGTCACTCCCAAATATTTATCTCTTTTGGTAAAGAACGTCAGCAACCGTACGGCCGGGGAATGGATCGATAATTACGTTGTCTTGGAGGCGAAGGCGTTATTATCCTCCTCCACCCTTTCCATCCAAGAGATATCAGACCGGCTAAACTTCACCAACCAATCCTTCTTCGGTAAATACTTCAAGCAACACGTCGGGATATCGCCTACGGAGTATCGGAAGAAATGGTAA
- a CDS encoding ABC transporter permease, giving the protein MQSTFKNLLYVLRHYKLATVTNLLGLSFAFLLFMLISIHVGHEYSFDASLLNRERIFQLENKRDDGIWEANFARPQLERFIAASPYIEAAAITNNLVYSSVRFGISASEGPDARSYMEQVERITPGYTKVFGFELVAGDTDCLKRPEGTLIPESMARKLFGEENPIGKPVYLSEFAGAEGSIIYGLSFEPAYIVGGVFRDFPENTRVKNALYIPIMEKEMMENWHTGLYYCYLLMSTPESASVTTETYMADSRAFLKSFTIEDMRLRPLSDLYFGQPVRADAAPIGNKLRTNMLFFIAILIIGIALVNYINLSIALAPIRTKSITIQKVLGSSDTTLRKYLVLESLGISVVAFFLALLFLLFLNNVQWVTNMVGHPLNLYANWKIPAYTFFLVAGGGILAGLYPAFYITSFPPVMALNKSFTLSDRAKNTRKLLMGFQFVISITLIVGALFVSLQNRYIGNVDLGFNKENVLEVRLSMGAALKKGELFKARLLESPAIRDVSFSEFKFVSDESRSFIGYNYKGQHYYMSWLGVSANFPELMDVKMIAGRKFRPTDEAADNTQAVCVLSETAAREIASGLSPEKPDDLSDLVGTSITDNDIPVRIVGIFEDVHYESLYKELRPMGLWTSAKNHYRRSVPERYAYVKIPGGNPRTAIEHIRKVTDELIPGYPADIHFFDTALEELYSKSGRQGALITALCLMAVFLSLVGVFGLVIFELQGREKEIAVRKVHGSTVRQILWMLNSSFLRITLVCFIISIPLAYYGVHIWLRSFAYKTPIYVWVFLVALVIIMTLTVSTVTFQSYRAAMANPASKLGH; this is encoded by the coding sequence ATGCAAAGTACATTCAAGAACCTGCTTTATGTCTTGAGACATTATAAATTAGCGACGGTCACTAATCTTTTAGGACTTAGCTTCGCTTTCCTGTTATTCATGCTGATAAGCATACATGTCGGTCATGAATATAGCTTCGACGCTTCCCTCTTGAACAGGGAAAGGATCTTTCAGTTAGAAAACAAGCGGGATGACGGGATATGGGAGGCTAATTTCGCACGTCCACAACTCGAGCGTTTCATCGCCGCCTCCCCTTATATAGAAGCGGCCGCTATCACAAACAACCTTGTTTACTCCTCCGTACGTTTTGGGATATCAGCCAGTGAAGGGCCCGACGCACGGAGCTATATGGAGCAGGTGGAACGGATCACCCCGGGATATACCAAGGTCTTTGGCTTCGAACTGGTGGCCGGCGATACGGATTGCCTGAAACGTCCGGAAGGGACGCTGATCCCAGAGAGCATGGCCCGGAAACTCTTCGGCGAGGAAAATCCTATCGGGAAGCCGGTTTATCTGTCGGAGTTCGCCGGGGCCGAAGGCTCGATTATATATGGGCTTAGTTTTGAGCCGGCATATATCGTGGGAGGCGTCTTTCGCGATTTCCCGGAAAACACCCGGGTGAAGAATGCCCTGTATATCCCGATCATGGAGAAAGAGATGATGGAAAACTGGCATACCGGCCTTTACTATTGTTATCTGCTGATGTCGACGCCGGAATCCGCCTCTGTCACTACCGAGACCTATATGGCCGATAGCCGGGCTTTCCTGAAAAGTTTCACGATCGAGGATATGCGCCTCCGGCCCTTGTCTGATCTCTATTTCGGCCAGCCGGTCCGAGCGGACGCCGCTCCCATCGGTAATAAGCTACGGACGAATATGTTATTCTTTATCGCCATCCTGATCATAGGTATCGCCTTGGTCAATTATATCAACCTGTCGATAGCCTTGGCGCCGATACGCACCAAGTCGATCACCATCCAGAAAGTGCTGGGAAGCTCGGACACCACGCTACGGAAGTATCTGGTCTTGGAGTCCTTGGGAATCTCGGTTGTCGCCTTCTTCCTCGCCTTGCTTTTCCTGTTATTTTTGAATAACGTGCAATGGGTCACGAATATGGTGGGGCATCCGTTGAACCTGTATGCCAACTGGAAGATTCCGGCGTACACATTCTTCCTTGTCGCAGGCGGCGGTATACTGGCCGGTTTGTATCCTGCTTTCTATATCACCTCGTTTCCTCCTGTCATGGCGCTGAACAAGTCTTTTACCCTTAGCGACCGGGCCAAGAACACTCGCAAGTTACTTATGGGGTTCCAGTTCGTTATCTCGATCACGCTGATTGTCGGAGCGTTGTTCGTCTCCTTGCAAAACAGATATATAGGGAACGTGGACTTGGGGTTTAACAAAGAAAACGTACTGGAGGTAAGACTAAGCATGGGGGCGGCCTTGAAAAAGGGCGAATTGTTCAAGGCACGTCTCTTGGAAAGCCCCGCTATCCGTGATGTTTCCTTTAGTGAGTTCAAATTTGTCTCGGACGAATCACGTTCTTTCATCGGGTATAATTACAAAGGCCAACATTATTATATGAGCTGGCTGGGAGTATCCGCCAATTTCCCGGAGCTAATGGATGTAAAGATGATCGCCGGAAGGAAGTTCCGGCCAACAGATGAGGCGGCGGATAACACGCAGGCCGTTTGCGTCCTTAGCGAGACGGCAGCGAGGGAGATCGCCTCGGGTCTTTCCCCCGAGAAACCGGACGACCTATCGGACTTGGTAGGAACAAGCATCACGGATAATGATATACCGGTACGGATTGTCGGTATCTTTGAGGATGTCCATTATGAATCCCTGTATAAAGAGTTACGCCCGATGGGACTTTGGACCTCGGCTAAGAATCATTACCGCCGTTCGGTGCCGGAAAGATACGCTTATGTCAAGATCCCCGGCGGAAATCCCCGGACGGCTATCGAGCATATCCGGAAGGTAACGGATGAATTGATCCCGGGTTATCCGGCCGATATCCATTTCTTTGATACGGCGCTGGAGGAGCTTTACAGTAAAAGTGGGCGGCAGGGAGCGCTGATTACCGCCCTTTGCCTGATGGCCGTCTTTTTATCCCTCGTGGGAGTATTCGGACTGGTTATCTTTGAGTTACAGGGACGGGAAAAGGAGATAGCCGTGCGGAAAGTACATGGGTCCACGGTCCGGCAAATCCTTTGGATGCTGAACTCGTCTTTCCTCCGGATCACGCTCGTCTGTTTTATTATCTCGATCCCGCTTGCTTACTATGGGGTGCATATTTGGTTACGAAGCTTCGCTTATAAAACGCCGATCTACGTATGGGTATTTTTAGTGGCTTTGGTAATCATAATGACACTGACCGTATCTACGGTTACTTTCCAGAGTTATCGGGCGGCGATGGCAAATCCGGCGTCTAAATTGGGGCATTAA
- a CDS encoding efflux RND transporter periplasmic adaptor subunit, which produces MKRMKGIVYGGLLSVVFVMSGCSGSQKEGRDSKEIPVEIVKVAKTVPADTRNYVGTVEEVVSSSISFQVMGNVERVLVGEGQKVREGQLLAVLDKATLENAYNASAASLRQAEDAYARMRTLHENKSLPDMKWVEVESKLEQARSMERISRKNLEDRNLYAPFGGVIGKRMVEAGENVQPGQPVFSLLRIETVNVKIAVPENEVATLGDQAAMIKVAALGGQCFEGKVTEKGIVANPISHTYEAKIRLENPSGALLPGMVCDVRLSGEESVPAITLPNNAVLIANDGGRFVWKVVDGKAKATPVRTGDLTEQGLFILEGLNEGDIVVIGGYQKISEGMRVRAL; this is translated from the coding sequence ATGAAAAGGATGAAAGGCATTGTTTATGGAGGATTATTATCCGTCGTGTTCGTGATGTCCGGATGCTCGGGCAGTCAAAAAGAGGGACGGGATAGCAAAGAGATCCCGGTGGAGATCGTGAAGGTAGCGAAGACCGTTCCGGCGGATACAAGGAATTACGTGGGAACGGTAGAGGAGGTCGTATCCTCCTCGATTAGTTTTCAGGTGATGGGTAATGTAGAGCGAGTATTGGTGGGCGAGGGGCAGAAGGTCCGTGAGGGCCAACTACTAGCGGTGTTAGACAAGGCGACGCTGGAAAACGCCTATAATGCCTCGGCCGCTTCCTTGCGACAAGCGGAGGACGCCTATGCCCGCATGAGAACCTTGCACGAGAATAAGAGCCTGCCGGATATGAAATGGGTAGAGGTGGAGAGCAAATTGGAACAGGCCCGTTCCATGGAGCGAATCTCGAGGAAAAACCTTGAGGACCGGAACCTGTATGCCCCGTTCGGCGGCGTTATCGGCAAGCGCATGGTTGAGGCGGGAGAGAACGTGCAGCCCGGGCAACCGGTTTTCTCCTTGTTAAGGATAGAGACGGTAAACGTGAAGATCGCCGTCCCGGAGAACGAGGTCGCCACGCTAGGCGATCAAGCCGCCATGATAAAGGTAGCCGCTCTGGGCGGACAATGTTTTGAGGGGAAAGTGACGGAGAAAGGTATCGTGGCCAACCCCATCTCCCACACGTACGAGGCGAAGATCCGGCTGGAGAACCCGTCCGGCGCTCTATTGCCCGGCATGGTTTGCGATGTACGCCTGTCGGGAGAGGAATCCGTGCCGGCTATCACCTTGCCGAACAACGCCGTGCTGATAGCGAACGACGGGGGGCGTTTCGTCTGGAAGGTCGTAGACGGAAAGGCGAAAGCTACGCCCGTACGGACGGGCGACTTGACGGAGCAAGGCTTGTTTATTCTGGAAGGGTTGAACGAGGGGGATATCG
- a CDS encoding glycyl-radical enzyme activating protein: MLLFDIKRYAINDGPGIRVTIFMKGCPLACVWCHNPEGISPRAEKLYTRKKCIGCGACVDVCPTGALTLTEAGIVTDRSLCRTCGRCAEVCPTLAMEMSGREYSIDEVMREIEKETVFMDRSEGGVTFCGGEPLSHPSDLVALLDRCGELGIHRAVDTTLFASPDTVRSVMERTDLFLVDLKHMDSGSHCRFTGVPNERILSNLRMIAEAGIDFLIRIPLIEGVNADEENISRSAIFLASLPWERKVVNLLPYHDIGKGKHDKRGTLYNPGHLPLSTPSEAVLQRCIDQFASCGITALIGG; this comes from the coding sequence ATGCTGTTATTCGATATCAAACGATACGCCATAAACGACGGGCCGGGCATCCGTGTCACGATCTTCATGAAAGGATGCCCGCTTGCCTGCGTATGGTGCCATAACCCGGAAGGCATCTCGCCCCGGGCGGAGAAGCTGTATACGAGAAAGAAGTGCATAGGTTGCGGGGCCTGCGTGGATGTATGCCCCACCGGGGCGTTGACCTTGACGGAGGCGGGTATCGTCACGGATCGGTCTCTGTGCCGGACATGCGGTAGATGCGCCGAGGTTTGTCCCACCTTGGCGATGGAGATGTCCGGCCGTGAGTATTCTATCGACGAGGTCATGCGTGAGATCGAGAAAGAGACGGTCTTTATGGATCGCTCCGAGGGAGGCGTTACCTTCTGCGGGGGAGAGCCGTTGTCGCATCCGTCGGACTTGGTTGCCCTGCTGGATCGTTGCGGAGAGTTGGGAATCCATCGTGCGGTGGATACGACCTTGTTCGCCTCGCCGGATACCGTCCGTAGCGTAATGGAGCGCACGGATCTTTTTCTGGTGGATTTAAAGCATATGGATTCCGGTAGCCATTGTCGTTTCACGGGTGTCCCGAACGAGCGTATCCTCTCCAATCTTCGGATGATCGCCGAGGCCGGCATAGACTTCCTCATCCGTATCCCGTTGATCGAGGGAGTCAATGCGGATGAGGAAAATATATCCCGTTCCGCCATCTTCTTGGCCTCCTTGCCGTGGGAGCGGAAAGTCGTTAATCTCCTCCCGTACCACGACATCGGAAAAGGTAAGCACGATAAGCGAGGAACCCTCTACAATCCCGGGCACCTTCCGCTATCCACCCCTTCCGAAGCAGTCCTGCAAAGGTGTATCGATCAATTCGCCTCCTGCGGGATAACTGCGTTGATCGGAGGATAA